The window CGATTGTTCGGGCTGCTCTTTTCTTGTAGAATCGATCTCTTTCTGCCGCACCCCGGAAATATGTTTCTCCGGCTTCGGGCCTTTCTGCCGCAGGGATTCGAACAGATCGTCGGCGTAGGGCTGCCGTCCGGTCATGCGTACGAGCCGTTCGTCCAGTTCGCGGAAAGCTTTCTCGACCTGCCCGTATTGCTCGGCTGGTGATATGCCGGGAAGAATCCTGTATTTGTCGAGCAGCTGCCGGTTAATACGGTTGTCGTCGATTCGCTCCGGGAAGCGTGCAAGCCATCCCAAGGTCTGCAACTCGGCATCGAGTTTTTCGATGTAGGTTTGCTGCAGGGGAATTTCCGGATCGCTCTCCAATATCCTCTCGGCCTCTCGCACCATGCGGTTCTCGGCCTTCCAGATTCGCTCACGGAGCTGCTGCACCTGCTGCGGATCGTCCGCACATGCCGGACCGTCCAGCCGCCCGCGCATCTCCTGCAACCGGCCCGTATCGGTATCCCAATCGTAAAGTCGCACGACGTAACAGGAGGGCGTATAGCGTCCGCTCGTTTCTGCCAGATGACGAAGCTCGCGGAACGTCTCGGCGCGGAACTGCCGGTCAATGATATGCGCTGCTGCCTGCACCTCGGCCATCGGCGGCTGCCGGAGCTTGCTGTCGGGATGCTGCTCCAGATAGGCATCCAAGAGAAAGGTGTGCATGGCCAGCAGGCCGTGCAGGGAGTGGGCGGTGTCTGCCGGAACGTCCGCGAGGCGGCGCCCGATCTTTTTCGCAAACGGTGTCCTGCGTAGGGCTTCCATCAGTTCCAGCATATCTTTTCCTGCCGCATCTTCGGGCGTCCTGAGAAAGCGGTCTGTCGCTGTATTCATTATCAGTCCGATTCCGGCAATGGTCAGATCCGATTTCCGGTACCGTCGCACAAAGTCCGTAACATTGCGTATATTCCGTTCCCGAAGCAGGTCTTCAGCGTGTCGTGCAATGAGCGTGCGTCGGTGTTCCCTTTCCCACTCCGGCTTGCGGCGGAATAGCCGTGCAATCCTATCTTTCCATTTCATAACTGTTGGATTTAGAAATGTGTGACTGCGAGCGGAGTCCGCCGAAGGGCTGCCCCGACAAGCAGGGGCAGCCCGGAAATGCCGAATGACGCTCCATTATTCGGTCGGTTCGTTGAAATCGCACGCTTCGGCACCGATTGCGTCATCCTCCTGTCGCCGGATGCTGTCCTCCGACACGAAGCGTCCGTAGCAGCCGATGGTGAGCGTTTCGGCAGTTGAGTCGTAGATCACGCGGTTGCCGTCGTCGGCCCCGAGCCACAGGCGGTGACGGCGCAGCGCGATGATGCCGTCCTGTACGAGGCGTTTGTAGCAGAGTGCGTGGTCGAAGACGAGGATGCGCCACGTTCCTTCGCCGATGCGGCGTATCGAGGCCGAAAGGTTGTTTTCTGCCGAGAGCCACGCCCCGCAAATGCGGTCGGCGTCGAGTTGTTCCCGAAGGTCCGCCAAAGTGCGGATAACTTCGGTGCGGGTTCTGATCTCCTGCTGAAAGGCCGCTACGGCCGACGCAGGTGTCGATTGGTTACTGTTCATAATCTTTGAGGTTTGAGATTCGTTTGAAAACGCCGCCCGGCACGAGGAGCAGTGCATCGGCCGTGGGCGTGTAAAAGAGGTCGACCCGGCGTCCGCCGTAGGCCGTATAATAGACGCAATCCTTGTAGTGCAGAACATGCGTTTCGGATGCGCTGCGGCGCGTGATGGTGATCCGGAATTTCTCGCCGCACGGCTCGATCACCAGCCGCGTATCGTCGAGCGTCGAATACCATTCGCCGCACAGGGGACGGATTTTGCGGTATTCGTAATCGTAAAAGAGGTGAAACGCTCCGAGCACGACGGCCAGCGTCAGCAAGGTGCCGGCGCATATCC of the Alistipes senegalensis JC50 genome contains:
- a CDS encoding DUF3876 domain-containing protein, giving the protein MKQLLWICAGTLLTLAVVLGAFHLFYDYEYRKIRPLCGEWYSTLDDTRLVIEPCGEKFRITITRRSASETHVLHYKDCVYYTAYGGRRVDLFYTPTADALLLVPGGVFKRISNLKDYEQ